One window of Candidatus Nitrospira kreftii genomic DNA carries:
- a CDS encoding hypothetical protein (conserved protein of unknown function): MGVRVRITEPEKLTLLYERFRDVCLVEKEVWKEIFLPRESIGGPVRTNIQDLYEVEIDDPDIEQAIEANIPRGNVSLGAAIDEYRAHITFFKKRD, translated from the coding sequence ATGGGTGTGCGTGTCAGAATTACGGAACCGGAAAAGCTGACGTTGCTGTACGAGCGGTTTCGAGATGTGTGTTTAGTGGAAAAAGAGGTCTGGAAGGAAATCTTTTTGCCACGAGAGAGTATCGGGGGGCCAGTAAGAACGAACATCCAGGACCTCTACGAGGTTGAGATCGACGATCCTGACATCGAACAGGCTATCGAGGCCAACATCCCACGGGGTAATGTGAGCTTGGGCGCGGCGATTGATGAATACCGCGCCCACATTACGTTTTTTAAGAAACGGGATTAA